Proteins encoded by one window of Cylindrospermum stagnale PCC 7417:
- a CDS encoding filamentous hemagglutinin N-terminal domain-containing protein, translated as MKNKRSVLLLTVYVLLMPFTAQAQIIPDDKLGGENSLTVADTVNGKAIDRIEGGAIRGSHLFHSFQEFNVGEGQGAYFTNPTNITNIFTRVTGGKTSNILGTLGVLGNANLFLLNPKGIIFGPNAQLDVGGSFLASTADSVVFDNGFLFSATNPQAPPLLAVNIPIGLQFREHPGSIVNQSQFSRIVPNISPSTLTAVGLEVPFGQTLALVGGDLNLNSGNVTAFQGNILLGSVASPGFVSFGLTPIGLTLDYTGIQNFGNIELSGTTSVNASGLGSGSISLKGGNVTLRDRAHLISDTTGTIDGHDINIQATQFNLLDQAFIESGTSGTGAAGSVNINATDSINLRGIGFATFLRIGLEEPLAGIVNPFPRDSGIYTSTVGAGKGGNVTINTRQLTLRDGMLIASPTYRDGTGGNIAIKASESVELISSGFSAGSAAQGNGGTIEIDTNQLMIRNGAFVTTAISGQGKGGDLIVRATDSVVLTATPEFSAFSTGLSTNSVRGTGDVGNIDINTRTLLVEGGASISSTSGLTSGNRLFSSASRGGNVIINASDSVKIAGMATSNNPSDIRTAQSFVVSGAIGSGDGGDVRINTKRLMIKDRAAIGASTLDTGRGGNIVVNAAESVEIIGSNDNLSASGIATGSGDNLFALAFQLSPPTGRAGNLSITTPKLTLKEGGTVSVGSLGAGNAGIIKVVADEISLDNNSIIQGTTVSGAGANINLQAQSILLRRGSRISTDAGTSDGGNITLNSNILLAFPQENSDITANARTARGGRVIVNVPNIFGFTAISREQVRDRLGLTDAQLAELLVSPTSLLPTSDIAAISQTSGPALQGTVIFSTSGVNPAQGLVELPQNVVDPTTLIAANLCNRGAGNEFTIAGRGGVPPSPNEALGNTSAQFAWVEGAAGQQGSSGSKNNLPTLSSNDQVIPARGWMMNSLGEVTLLADEPIGQKGQRFWQPISVCAPH; from the coding sequence ATGAAAAATAAACGTTCGGTTTTATTGCTTACTGTTTATGTTTTACTGATGCCTTTCACTGCCCAGGCTCAAATCATACCCGATGACAAGTTAGGAGGAGAAAATTCACTCACCGTCGCTGACACTGTTAATGGTAAAGCCATTGATCGCATAGAAGGTGGCGCAATTCGCGGTTCTCATCTTTTCCACAGTTTCCAAGAATTTAATGTCGGTGAAGGGCAGGGAGCCTATTTTACCAACCCTACCAACATCACTAATATCTTCACCCGCGTCACAGGGGGCAAAACCTCCAACATTCTTGGCACACTCGGAGTCTTGGGCAACGCTAACCTATTTTTACTCAACCCCAAAGGAATTATCTTTGGCCCCAACGCTCAATTAGATGTGGGTGGATCATTTCTAGCTTCCACAGCCGATAGCGTGGTATTTGATAACGGCTTTCTCTTTAGCGCCACCAATCCTCAAGCACCGCCCCTTTTGGCTGTGAATATTCCCATTGGGTTACAGTTTCGTGAGCATCCAGGCAGCATCGTTAATCAATCCCAATTTAGTCGCATTGTTCCTAATATTTCCCCATCAACATTAACAGCCGTAGGCTTAGAAGTCCCCTTTGGTCAGACTCTAGCACTGGTGGGAGGGGATTTGAACTTAAACAGTGGCAATGTTACCGCTTTTCAAGGCAACATCTTGCTGGGCAGTGTAGCGAGTCCGGGTTTTGTCAGCTTCGGTTTAACTCCCATCGGATTGACTTTAGACTATACAGGCATTCAGAATTTCGGAAATATTGAATTATCTGGGACAACCTCAGTTAACGCCAGTGGTTTAGGTAGTGGGTCAATTTCCCTCAAGGGTGGTAATGTGACATTGCGCGATCGCGCCCACCTGATCTCCGATACTACCGGAACTATTGACGGTCATGACATCAATATCCAAGCAACACAATTTAACCTTTTAGATCAAGCCTTTATCGAAAGTGGCACATCAGGAACAGGTGCAGCGGGAAGTGTCAATATCAACGCCACTGACTCCATAAATTTAAGAGGAATAGGATTTGCCACATTTCTCAGGATTGGGTTGGAAGAACCTTTGGCTGGAATAGTTAACCCTTTCCCCCGTGATAGTGGCATATATACCAGCACTGTTGGGGCAGGGAAAGGAGGAAATGTCACCATCAACACCCGACAACTAACCCTCCGAGATGGGATGCTGATTGCCAGCCCAACATATAGGGACGGGACTGGGGGAAACATTGCTATTAAAGCATCTGAATCCGTAGAGCTAATTAGCTCTGGCTTTTCCGCTGGAAGTGCTGCTCAGGGAAATGGCGGCACTATAGAAATTGATACGAATCAGCTGATGATCCGAAATGGAGCATTCGTCACCACCGCAATTTCGGGTCAGGGTAAAGGAGGAGATTTAATTGTCAGAGCCACGGACTCGGTAGTATTAACCGCAACTCCAGAATTTAGCGCTTTCTCCACTGGACTATCGACTAACAGCGTTCGCGGCACGGGAGATGTGGGAAACATAGACATTAATACTCGCACTCTGCTTGTAGAAGGAGGGGCATCGATCAGTTCCACGAGTGGATTGACATCTGGAAATCGGCTGTTTTCTTCTGCTAGTCGCGGTGGAAATGTGATCATCAATGCCTCCGATTCCGTGAAAATAGCAGGCATGGCTACAAGTAACAACCCCTCAGACATTCGTACTGCCCAGAGTTTTGTGGTTTCAGGGGCTATTGGCAGTGGCGACGGTGGCGATGTGAGGATTAACACCAAGCGATTGATGATCAAAGATCGAGCCGCAATAGGAGCCTCGACTTTAGATACAGGACGGGGGGGAAACATCGTTGTCAATGCGGCAGAATCGGTAGAAATAATCGGCAGCAACGATAATTTGTCTGCTTCCGGCATCGCCACAGGCTCTGGTGATAATTTGTTTGCACTTGCGTTTCAGCTTTCACCCCCCACAGGCCGGGCGGGCAACTTAAGTATTACCACCCCAAAGTTGACTCTCAAAGAGGGAGGAACAGTCAGTGTCGGCAGTTTAGGAGCGGGGAACGCGGGCATCATCAAAGTTGTCGCGGATGAGATATCCCTTGACAATAACAGCATTATTCAGGGGACAACTGTATCGGGCGCAGGGGCGAATATTAACCTCCAAGCGCAATCCATCCTGTTACGGCGCGGTAGCCGAATTTCAACCGATGCGGGTACTTCTGATGGTGGCAACATCACCTTGAATAGCAATATTCTGCTGGCATTCCCCCAAGAAAACAGCGACATCACAGCCAACGCTCGCACCGCTAGGGGTGGACGTGTGATTGTCAACGTACCTAATATATTTGGTTTTACTGCCATTAGTCGTGAGCAGGTCAGAGACCGTCTAGGGTTGACAGATGCCCAACTTGCTGAATTACTTGTAAGTCCCACCTCTCTGTTACCCACTAGCGACATCGCTGCCATTTCCCAAACTTCCGGGCCTGCTTTACAAGGGACAGTAATTTTTAGCACCTCTGGGGTGAACCCGGCTCAAGGGTTAGTGGAATTGCCACAAAATGTAGTTGACCCTACCACGTTAATTGCTGCCAATCTTTGTAATCGAGGGGCAGGCAACGAGTTTACTATCGCTGGGCGGGGGGGTGTACCGCCTAGTCCTAACGAGGCTCTAGGTAACACCTCTGCTCAGTTCGCTTGGGTGGAAGGGGCAGCAGGGCAGCAGGGCAGCAGCGGCAGCAAGAATAATCTTCCGACCCTTTCCTCTAATGATCAAGTTATTCCCGCTAGAGGTTGGATGATGAATAGCTTGGGAGAGGTGACGCTTTTGGCTGATGAACCCATAGGTCAAAAGGGACAACGCTTTTGGCAACCAATATCAGTTTGTGCGCCCCACTAA
- a CDS encoding ShlB/FhaC/HecB family hemolysin secretion/activation protein, which produces MTYRVRVLFSLAGVFPLLLLGKPVKAVTAENIIYTLNSQELESADSGGERQSNHPKISINEKLGKKDLGKSPLFASSNIAIWKSTQNFDLGVNDPKSSNPAVNLRYQDLYLGQIPNPILPKQPELTPESPQQPQAPPLPPAAPTPPPKEVQTQIPGTIRVERFEFEGNTAFSDRLLAEVTKALIGREITFAELIEAETAITQKYVAEGYVNSGAVISANQTFLREGGVVKIQIIEGELSEIQIVGTRRLNPNYVRSRLEIATKKPLNRDRLLFALQLLQLDPLIANISAELQAGSRPQQSRLKVQVTEADTFNVNLFTDNNRSPSVGSFRRGIRINQANLLGLGDGLEVYYANTDGSNELDASYTLPINPQNGTIRFAAGVSSTNVIEQPFNSLDIEGKSRTYQLTYRQPIVQKPNRELALGLTFSRLESETSLLNERFPLAPGANDQGETRVSALRFFQEYIQRSPHQVFAARSQFSLGTDFFGATVNSNSPDSRFFAWRGQGQYVRLLAPETLLILRSDIQMSTDSLLSQEQIGLGGALSVRGYGQDVMLTDSGAIASAEVRFPILRVPEAKGVLQLAPFIDFGVGWNYSGEKPNPGSNKLLGAGLGLVWRMGDRFNARLDYGIPLIDVKAGNKTLQEQGLYFTMNYFLF; this is translated from the coding sequence ATGACTTATCGAGTAAGGGTGCTATTTTCGCTGGCTGGAGTTTTTCCGCTCCTACTATTGGGGAAACCAGTTAAAGCAGTAACAGCAGAGAATATTATTTATACATTAAATTCTCAAGAATTAGAATCTGCCGATAGTGGTGGGGAGAGGCAGTCGAATCACCCAAAGATCAGCATAAATGAGAAGTTGGGGAAAAAAGATCTAGGGAAATCTCCTCTCTTTGCTTCATCAAATATAGCTATCTGGAAATCTACCCAAAATTTTGACTTGGGAGTGAATGATCCCAAGTCTTCAAACCCAGCCGTAAACCTTAGATATCAAGACTTGTATCTGGGTCAAATACCTAACCCAATTCTCCCTAAACAACCTGAATTAACACCTGAAAGCCCACAACAGCCCCAAGCACCGCCCCTCCCACCGGCGGCACCAACTCCTCCCCCCAAGGAAGTCCAAACGCAAATTCCGGGGACAATTCGCGTTGAACGCTTTGAATTTGAGGGAAACACGGCTTTTAGCGATCGCCTTCTGGCAGAAGTTACCAAAGCATTGATCGGTAGAGAAATCACCTTCGCGGAACTGATAGAGGCAGAGACAGCCATAACGCAGAAATATGTAGCTGAGGGATATGTCAATTCGGGTGCGGTGATTTCCGCGAACCAAACCTTTCTCCGAGAGGGAGGAGTGGTCAAAATTCAGATAATTGAAGGGGAATTGTCAGAAATTCAGATAGTAGGAACTCGTCGCCTTAACCCTAACTATGTGCGATCGCGCCTAGAAATCGCCACCAAAAAACCCCTCAACCGCGATCGCTTGCTATTCGCCTTACAACTGCTGCAACTAGACCCCCTGATTGCCAATATCTCCGCCGAACTCCAAGCCGGTAGCCGTCCCCAACAAAGTCGCCTAAAAGTGCAAGTCACAGAGGCAGATACCTTCAACGTTAATCTATTCACAGATAACAACCGTTCTCCCAGCGTTGGCAGTTTCCGGCGTGGTATTCGGATTAATCAGGCTAACTTGCTGGGTTTGGGTGACGGATTGGAGGTATATTACGCCAACACTGATGGTAGTAATGAGTTAGATGCTAGTTATACTCTGCCGATCAATCCCCAAAACGGCACAATCCGCTTTGCGGCAGGTGTTAGCAGTACTAATGTGATTGAACAACCTTTCAATAGCCTGGATATTGAGGGGAAATCACGCACATATCAACTAACTTATCGTCAACCCATTGTGCAAAAGCCTAATCGAGAATTGGCTTTAGGGCTGACTTTTTCACGCCTTGAGAGCGAAACCTCACTGTTAAATGAGAGATTTCCCCTAGCACCAGGTGCAAATGATCAGGGTGAAACTCGTGTTTCGGCCTTGCGCTTTTTTCAAGAATATATCCAACGCAGTCCTCACCAAGTTTTTGCCGCGCGATCGCAATTCTCTTTAGGTACAGATTTCTTCGGTGCTACTGTCAATAGCAATAGTCCAGACAGTCGCTTTTTTGCCTGGCGGGGACAAGGGCAATATGTGCGACTACTAGCGCCAGAAACTTTGTTGATTCTGCGTTCCGACATTCAAATGTCCACAGATTCGTTGCTGTCTCAAGAACAGATTGGACTTGGTGGTGCTTTAAGCGTGCGCGGCTATGGCCAGGATGTGATGCTAACTGATAGCGGTGCGATCGCCTCGGCAGAAGTACGCTTCCCGATTCTCCGCGTACCTGAAGCCAAAGGCGTTTTACAACTCGCCCCCTTTATTGATTTTGGGGTCGGCTGGAATTATTCTGGAGAAAAGCCCAATCCCGGCTCGAATAAATTGCTAGGTGCAGGTTTAGGGTTAGTGTGGCGAATGGGCGATCGCTTCAATGCCCGTCTAGACTATGGCATTCCCTTGATTGACGTGAAAGCAGGCAATAAAACCTTGCAGGAACAAGGGCTTTACTTCACGATGAATTATTTTCTTTTCTAG